Proteins encoded in a region of the Flavobacterium sp. MDT1-60 genome:
- a CDS encoding outer membrane beta-barrel protein — protein MKVILHLLIFSCFFNVALHGQNETNITYGLKLGGLSSKISNLPESIKGRDNTFDNSVMESKGTYGLEGGFFMNCKLYDTRVAIQPEILFRQSGETVNYHDTTGKEFELGLHYSYLQLGALYKVYPYEGLNLGFGAFYGISLSANNVTYKSNEADGMYDVATRQFYIDGLEGKDDFALCFAVGYELHQSIHFDLRYYLGVKDVVKSNSSSFQFIENQNKSSVICFSLGYSFHQW, from the coding sequence ATGAAAGTAATATTACACTTATTAATATTTAGCTGCTTTTTTAACGTTGCACTTCATGGTCAAAATGAGACCAATATTACCTACGGTTTAAAGTTGGGAGGACTATCTTCTAAAATTAGTAATTTGCCGGAAAGCATTAAAGGCCGCGATAACACTTTTGATAATAGTGTAATGGAAAGCAAAGGTACTTACGGATTAGAAGGCGGATTTTTCATGAACTGTAAACTTTATGATACTCGTGTGGCTATTCAACCCGAAATTTTGTTCCGACAATCGGGCGAAACTGTAAACTACCATGATACCACAGGAAAAGAATTTGAGTTAGGCTTACATTATTCCTATTTGCAACTTGGGGCTTTGTATAAAGTTTATCCTTATGAAGGCTTAAATTTAGGGTTTGGGGCATTCTACGGAATCAGTTTATCAGCTAATAATGTTACTTATAAATCCAATGAAGCTGATGGAATGTACGACGTTGCCACCAGACAGTTTTATATAGATGGTCTGGAGGGAAAAGACGACTTTGCTTTATGCTTTGCAGTTGGGTATGAATTACACCAGAGTATTCACTTCGATTTACGCTATTATTTAGGCGTAAAAGATGTGGTTAAAAGTAATTCTTCTTCCTTTCAGTTTATCGAAAACCAAAACAAAAGCAGTGTTATTTGTTTTTCGTTAGGCTATAGTTTTCATCAATGGTAA
- a CDS encoding outer membrane beta-barrel protein gives MKKIILLLLLVSTKSLFAQGDREITYGLFGGGIYSKMSNLPDVIVPKGIYEGYTLKEEGKFGGTAGLVINWKYPYAKVSIQTEISYSGQGTDLNYEDNKGLKYKMTFGYSYINVGAQFKYYPVEGFYIGAGPYVGFNIASDNIKYTSNAQEVFGNSGTYFEPDTNVQKVLKESLTGKNYFYGMLAAGYEFNSNLSIGARYTLGLTDALATEENGHRYSENKNKINSISLIIGYSFDFDDLANF, from the coding sequence ATGAAAAAAATTATTTTACTTCTTTTATTAGTAAGTACAAAATCGCTATTCGCGCAAGGTGACAGAGAGATTACATATGGCCTTTTTGGTGGTGGAATTTATTCTAAAATGTCAAATCTACCAGACGTGATAGTTCCAAAAGGGATTTATGAAGGTTATACATTAAAGGAAGAAGGCAAATTTGGAGGTACGGCTGGTCTGGTAATCAACTGGAAATATCCGTATGCCAAAGTAAGTATACAGACTGAAATTTCCTATTCAGGTCAAGGTACTGATTTGAATTATGAAGACAATAAAGGGCTTAAATATAAAATGACTTTTGGTTATAGCTATATCAATGTGGGTGCACAATTTAAGTATTATCCGGTTGAAGGATTTTATATTGGAGCTGGCCCGTATGTGGGTTTCAATATCGCTAGTGATAATATCAAATATACCTCTAATGCGCAGGAAGTTTTTGGGAATTCCGGAACCTACTTTGAACCGGATACCAATGTGCAAAAAGTGCTAAAAGAATCCCTGACAGGCAAAAATTACTTTTATGGAATGTTAGCCGCCGGATATGAATTCAATTCCAATTTAAGCATAGGAGCACGCTATACTTTAGGGCTTACAGATGCTTTGGCCACTGAAGAAAACGGTCACCGTTACAGCGAGAATAAAAACAAAATCAATAGTATTTCATTGATTATCGGTTATTCTTTTGACTTTGATGACTTAGCCAATTTCTAA
- a CDS encoding T9SS type A sorting domain-containing protein — MCRKIFIIAFLGIFMAGNSVYSQKKILPGLVEEPQFWIKSRNSDDAYYWESLTKKEAKISGKKHNGAVFNFNPSIVFDTTQDSLILPLGSESKRKQTLFMVYKVKDSLKEQFLWTINDPQKILSVATNKRLVDLKKYSYQTYQEKIKPHKANIHFFQQNVTDSVAKLSSLTIGQKSKFEKLPPEEFKGNISEILVYNRVLSGVESQKVASYLAIKYGVSLSQFDIKNYLNSQGQTIWDINQHKGFENSITGIGRDDNSGLLQPKSSNMIEEGLLTIGVKSKSNTIPDNYFTFWSDNGKNLLVKKHEQGEPIGIAREWQLDFSNPADLSLDWSFNPNFIKSALPKDTYYWLLVDYSGKGTYDEKDSEYIRLAKTSSKEKLVLTDFNWDKQKSGKAKFTIKVAPAMFSRVWITEATCGVAGSGELNYTIEGGEAPFTVTVKKEGSEAIVKQWNQAAKSTSGLKLSSGTYDYVVRDGKGNLYAETVFVADKQGTFPNLKSDYKLTDGNALTLDASAGLPAGNYEYQWYYEGDFLDNNPKILVDQPGNYELRLLNDQECKTASKIAITSDGKEITDASILILYPNPTIDGHFSIAMQFPTKTNATISIYSPSGALIKQKQFTQIETYLHDEVIESAAGLYLVTVKSDFGTKTFKVIVK; from the coding sequence ATGTGTAGAAAGATTTTTATAATAGCTTTTTTGGGAATTTTCATGGCAGGTAATTCCGTTTATTCTCAAAAGAAAATCTTACCGGGATTAGTAGAAGAACCACAATTTTGGATAAAATCCAGAAATAGTGATGACGCATATTATTGGGAAAGCCTGACAAAAAAAGAAGCCAAAATATCAGGAAAAAAACACAACGGTGCAGTTTTTAATTTCAATCCAAGTATTGTTTTTGATACGACACAGGATTCTTTGATTTTGCCATTGGGATCAGAAAGTAAAAGAAAGCAGACTTTGTTTATGGTTTACAAAGTAAAAGATAGTTTGAAAGAACAATTTTTATGGACTATAAATGATCCTCAAAAAATACTTTCGGTAGCAACGAATAAACGATTGGTCGATTTAAAAAAATACTCCTATCAAACGTATCAGGAAAAAATCAAACCGCATAAAGCCAACATTCATTTTTTTCAGCAAAACGTAACAGATAGTGTTGCGAAGTTATCTTCTTTGACTATCGGACAAAAATCAAAATTTGAAAAGCTTCCGCCAGAAGAATTTAAAGGAAATATAAGTGAAATACTGGTTTATAACAGAGTTTTATCCGGTGTTGAATCTCAAAAAGTTGCCAGTTATTTAGCGATAAAATATGGTGTTTCACTTTCGCAGTTTGATATTAAAAATTATTTAAATAGCCAGGGACAAACCATTTGGGATATAAACCAACATAAGGGATTCGAAAATTCGATTACCGGAATTGGCCGTGATGATAACAGCGGATTATTACAACCCAAAAGTAGTAATATGATCGAAGAAGGACTTTTGACGATTGGAGTAAAAAGTAAATCAAATACAATTCCGGACAACTATTTTACTTTTTGGAGTGACAATGGAAAAAATCTTCTGGTCAAAAAACACGAACAAGGAGAACCAATTGGTATTGCAAGAGAATGGCAGTTAGATTTTAGCAATCCAGCTGATCTAAGTCTGGATTGGAGTTTTAATCCAAACTTTATTAAAAGTGCTTTGCCAAAAGATACCTATTACTGGTTATTGGTAGATTACTCGGGTAAGGGAACATATGACGAAAAAGATTCAGAATACATCCGTTTAGCAAAGACATCCAGTAAAGAGAAATTGGTTTTGACTGATTTTAACTGGGACAAACAAAAATCTGGCAAAGCGAAATTTACGATCAAAGTAGCACCGGCAATGTTTAGCAGAGTCTGGATTACCGAAGCGACTTGTGGGGTAGCCGGATCTGGTGAATTAAATTATACGATAGAAGGTGGTGAAGCTCCATTTACCGTTACTGTAAAAAAAGAAGGCAGCGAAGCTATTGTAAAACAATGGAATCAGGCTGCAAAAAGTACTTCCGGACTGAAACTTTCATCAGGAACTTATGATTATGTCGTAAGGGATGGAAAAGGAAATTTGTATGCTGAAACTGTGTTTGTTGCAGATAAACAAGGAACATTTCCGAATTTGAAATCAGATTATAAACTGACCGATGGAAATGCTCTGACACTTGATGCAAGCGCCGGTCTGCCAGCAGGAAATTACGAATATCAATGGTATTATGAAGGTGATTTTTTAGATAATAACCCTAAAATATTGGTGGATCAGCCAGGTAACTACGAATTAAGACTACTGAATGATCAGGAATGTAAAACGGCTTCTAAAATTGCAATTACAAGCGATGGAAAAGAGATAACTGATGCAAGTATTTTGATTTTATATCCGAACCCAACAATTGATGGTCACTTTTCTATAGCAATGCAATTTCCAACAAAGACAAATGCAACAATTAGCATCTATTCACCAAGCGGAGCACTTATAAAGCAGAAACAATTTACACAAATAGAAACCTATTTGCATGATGAGGTTATAGAAAGCGCTGCCGGTCTGTATCTGGTTACGGTGAAATCTGATTTTGGAACAAAAACTTTTAAAGTCATTGTAAAGTAA